ACTGGCGTACGCGATCGTTCCGACGATCGTCTATTCCGTCGTCGTGTTCGGGTTGATCGGCGTCGGTATCGGAATCGGCGGGGACGGTGGCGGTCTCCTCGCTGGTCTCGGGTTCGTGACGATATTCGCGAGCATTCCCCTCGTGCTGCTGATCTACTATATCGTTCCCGCGGCACTGACTAACTACGCCCGCGAGGGCACGATCGGCGCGGCGTTCGACATCGGCGCGATCAAGCCCGTCCTGCTGAGCGTCGACTATCTGCTGGCGACGCTCTTCCCGATGGGAGTTGCCCTCGCCCTCACGATCGTCAATTCGATTCTGGCGGCCACCGTTATCGGCGTGGTACTCGTGCCGTTCGTCGGGTTCTACGCGAACGTCGCGATCTTCCGCATGTTCGGCAACGCGTTCGCCAAAGTCAGTGCGACCGCTACGTCGCAGTCGGCCACGGCGTCCGCGTCCGTCTGAACCCGACTGAAACAGCCGAACTCATTTTTTGCTGTTACCGATACCCGATCCCGATACGCTCAGTGGCGACCGTCGGAAACGGACGCCCACACCGTCACACACATATCGTCCGTGTCCCTACGGAGGACAGTGACGCGGGACCTCGAGACCGAATTCGAGTTCGAGCTCCGGACTTGCCGGTGGGCCGAACTCGAGTGGCCCCCGGCCGGCGATCCCACGAGCGACGACACCGCGATCGTCGTCGCCCGCCAGCTCGGCACGAAGCGCCGCCGCTGGGACACCATCGTCCTCGAGTGCGACCCCGAAGCCCTCCGCCGACGCGCGAACTTCGGCCTCGAACGGCTCGACGGC
This portion of the Natrinema salinisoli genome encodes:
- a CDS encoding DUF4013 domain-containing protein → MLEDGLSYPVRGDWVGRILIGGVLGFLSVLLFPVFLLMGYWVRVLEKTVAGDDEPPEFDEWGDLFVKGVIGTVIGLAYAIVPTIVYSVVVFGLIGVGIGIGGDGGGLLAGLGFVTIFASIPLVLLIYYIVPAALTNYAREGTIGAAFDIGAIKPVLLSVDYLLATLFPMGVALALTIVNSILAATVIGVVLVPFVGFYANVAIFRMFGNAFAKVSATATSQSATASASV